TAGCTACGAGTTCGGTGTGACGCGACTTCCGGTGAAATTCATGCCGACTTCGGTCATGGCGGATGATGGAGGCGTCTTTGACGTCGTTCCATTTTCGAGCATCATTGTTGCAGGTCGTGGCATCCCACTCGGATGATGATgctcctagggaaaccctagatctggaTCTACCGGATCAGATGATGGTGGCACTTTCGATGTTGTTGTCCCTCCCAAgggcatcgttttggagcaaATGCTGGTTCGACGGGACAAGCGGAGGAGTGGTGTCGCATTCATCGCAAGGCTGACGGTGGATCCCAGTGGCATGGTGCTGCCTAGGATCGGCGACGGGCGCGTGTGGATGGATACATGCAGGATGCTGGAGTTGTGTGGCGCCATGATGGCGTCGACGGCAGGCGAGGCAAGGTCGATGCGTGAGTTCGTGCTCTGTAGATGGACCGTTGGAAGATGACGGTGGCAGCCTCTTAGAGTGCGCCGGACCGGTATGAGACCTAGTCCCGGTGTGTGGCTGGGCTAGGGCATCCGACTATAGATATTAGGTTTTGGTGCGTTGTTCGTTTGATATTCTGTCAGGATATTCGGCACACCTTCATTAAGGTGACAGGAGTAGCAACAAATGTTGTCTAGATGTGCCTTCACGCTGACTCATGTATTACTTTTGATAGTTTTTATCAATAATTAATAAAATTATTGTATGTATCGTCCAGATGAAGAGGCCGGGGGTTTATTTtccatttaaaaaaataaatctCAAATTGTAATTTTACATATCATAACCTttttaccatatatatatatttttctcacaTTCTCGCTTGATTTCCAATgtgataaaagaaaactacattaCAAAATAATATAGTAAAGAATAACAATTCTTCACCCCGAGTGATAAATAGTTTGTATATCCAAATCAAACCAAATTCCAAATCAATACAGTACTAAAAAAGTATCGCAACATTTTGAACAAGAAAACAATATTTACAGAACCAAACTGACGGAATACACGACGCTACGTGTGGATGCGATAATTGGTGCAAAGCACAAGGAGCACACAGAAGCGGAGAGAGGAACAGAGAACCATTAAGTAGAGGCAATATATGTAGCAGTAATTACACACTTGTGTCGAACGTCTTGATCACATTGCTTGAATGGTTGAAGCCGAACCTTCAGAGATCTGTATCACATTCCTTTAAGTTTACTTCTCTTCAAAGCAGGGCATGTTGAGGTTTACATCATTCTTCCGCTGTTCCACCCCAAAATCAGGAAAGTAAATTTTAGCTAAAATtaaattttgtgataaatcagttTGTTTTGGTGCTCAGACGAGATGACTGAAAGTTGATGCGTACCAGCCacggtggtgctggtgcaatggaCGAGCTGTTGCTCCCTCCTCCTGAAGCTCACCATGAGGCCGTTCTTCATGTACAGCGTGGTGTTGAGTTTGGGCTTCACCGCCTGCCCGGGCACCACCTCCACCGCGAACGTCTccagcaccgccgccgccagAGTCTTCATCTGCGTGTACGCGAACCGCTTGCCGACGCACAGCCTCGGCCCGGCGTTGAACACCACGTACTTGAACGGGCTCTCGGCGCCGCCAGCAAAGTCCCCGCCCTTCATCCAGCGCTCCGGGCGGAACTCCAAGCAGTCCTCTCCCCACGCCGCCGGGTCCCGTCCTATGGCGTACGTGTTGTAGATCACCCGCTGGCGCGCGCGGATCGCCGTGCCGTCCGGGAGCACGTCGTCCTGGAGCGCCTCTTTGAAGTCCACGGGCACCGGCGGGTAGAGGCGCATCGACTCCGTCAGCGCCGCGTGGAGGTAGTCCATCTTCCCGACGTCGCCGTGGGCGGCCCGCACGTCGTCAAGGACGCGTGCCTCGACGTCAGGGTGGGACGCGAGGAGCCAGAAGAACCAGACAAGCGCGACGGAGCTCGTGTCGCGCCCGGCGAGGATGAAGCTGATGCAGAAGTCGCGGAGGAACTCGTCCGAGTGGCCCGTGGAGGAGGACATGAGGCGGGAGAGGAGGTCGCAGCGGCCTTGCAGGCTGCCGATCTTGCGCAGCTCGGTGCGGCGCTCGGAGACGGTCCGCTCGGCGAACTCCCTCACGGAGCGCGCGGCCTCCGCGAGGCGTCGCTCGCCGGCTACGCAGAGGAACCGCTTGGCCTTCCAGACGAAGGGCGGCGTGACGAAGCGGGCGAGGGAGAGCTCCGTGGCGTGCTCGAAAGCGCGCGCGAACGGCACGTCGGGGAGGCCGTCCGCGAGGCACCCGGCGTCCACGCCGAACGCTGCGGCGCAGATGTTGTC
This genomic stretch from Hordeum vulgare subsp. vulgare chromosome 6H, MorexV3_pseudomolecules_assembly, whole genome shotgun sequence harbors:
- the LOC123402119 gene encoding cytochrome P450 86B1, translating into MAGRTFVDAAVRAMQEYVRVSDLALAAAVLFACNAATARLKSRGGPMLWPVLGIIPTLFANLDGIYDWGAAALARSGGTFPYRGMWGGGSSGVITSVPGNVEHVLKTNFSNYPKGPYYRERFVELLGDGIFNADGEAWRAQRRAATAEMHSAQFLEFSARTIEQLVHGRLMPLLLQKQSQGGVTVDLQEVLLRFTFDNICAAAFGVDAGCLADGLPDVPFARAFEHATELSLARFVTPPFVWKAKRFLCVAGERRLAEAARSVREFAERTVSERRTELRKIGSLQGRCDLLSRLMSSSTGHSDEFLRDFCISFILAGRDTSSVALVWFFWLLASHPDVEARVLDDVRAAHGDVGKMDYLHAALTESMRLYPPVPVDFKEALQDDVLPDGTAIRARQRVIYNTYAIGRDPAAWGEDCLEFRPERWMKGGDFAGGAESPFKYVVFNAGPRLCVGKRFAYTQMKTLAAAVLETFAVEVVPGQAVKPKLNTTLYMKNGLMVSFRRREQQLVHCTSTTVAAEE